Proteins encoded within one genomic window of Thunnus maccoyii chromosome 22, fThuMac1.1, whole genome shotgun sequence:
- the haus3 gene encoding HAUS augmin-like complex subunit 3 isoform X1, whose translation MLDGGQFVEALGRLGYPDASSLEASKFDWLFDCAPENLHFLRFVCRTLNRSNVLTMEEARAFRELRKSGKPILDEAALGEVLKTIGPSDGSSANILGPSSSSSSSSSIFAAEGDVAIEDLEAELQALRKEKELKQRRYNRLQVVATSRADVDLRLTAELESAACKLTEANSSIGAENADTNTLLQNLTDEVSKLASYLPAQPEANNKGNGEPVVLSNPSVRKKPTVLLSQLSLDPYLHQEELNTKTLAAFTQKHFFQGISDIVETSCSERFQVLDLSSCEVEEEEENEQDRKGEEREKRVVECKRTEMARLQWAHIVAQHQLMQAMSEEKSVKAGLDWLSEKSSHTKSISTSSSLNVREVVSRKELQAVEAELDALLHGPVPAALRESARLLNVPVVRGDLALQLARQDYYTSRQNQVRDYLLRQKASFDLLLLAQEIELRRWRTCLKQLGEVNSRMLKEGEGTSLRIEALAHPDLAVNPRPNPIISCKDAAFSRLLQILDRDSDHGRAEPFRTYEALDQAARDLAGNLQVTRDALAGAGREQYYLKARLYGDCEALHRAMYTEFQQLVLGPQVRPTAITDQEPLCPNAQELTTKLAEAESQLQSLQHVLHEIMGEVKAKRSQLERNALLRRERELYIYFHLDARLLQKVVEDLESKMATKGGQQ comes from the exons ATGTTAGACGGGGGCCAGTTTGTGGAGGCCTTGGGCCGTCTCGGTTATCCTGATGCATCATCACTGGAGGCCTCAAAGTTTGACTGGCTGTTCGACTGTGCTCCGGAGAACCTTCACTTCTTGCGCTTTGTCTGTCGGACACTCAACCGGAGCAATGTTTTGACCATGGAGGAGGCACGTGCTTTTCGGGAGCTACGTAAATCTGGCAAACCAATTCTGGATGAAGCAGCCTTGGGTGAGGTCCTTAAAACCATTGGACCTTCAGATGGGAGCAGTGCAAACATCTTGGggccctcctcttcttcttcatcatcatcttccatCTTTGCAGCAGAGGGGGATGTGGCCATAGAGGATTTGGAGGCAGAGCTTCAGGCGCTACGTAAAGAGAAAGAGCTGAAGCAGCGCCGTTATAACAGGTTGCAGGTTGTGGCCACATCCCGTGCAGATGTTGACCTACGTCTCACTGCAGAGCTGGAGAGCGCTGCATGTAAGCTAACAGAGGCCAATTCTTCAATTGGAGCTGAGAATGCTGACACCAACACTCTGTTACAAAACCTAACAGATGAGGTGAGCAAGCTTGCTTCATATCTCCCAGCTCAACCAGAAGCTAATAACAAAGGAAATGGAGAACCTGTGGTCCTATCAAACCCCTCTGTCCGCAAAAAGCCCACTGTCCTCCTCTCTCAGTTGTCCTTGGATCCATACCTACATCAGGAGGAGCTTAACACCAAAACACTAGCTGCCTTCACCCAGAAACATTTCTTCCAGGGCATCTCTGACATCGTTGAGACTTCTTGCTCTGAGCGCTTCCAGGTCCTGGACCTCAGCTCTTGTGAAgttgaagaggaagaagagaatgaGCAAGACAGGAAGGGTGAAGAAAGGGAGAAGCGGGTTGTGGAGTGCAAGAGGACAGAGATGGCCAGACTTCAGTGGGCTCATATTGTGGCCCAACACCAGCTGATGCAGGCCATGTCAGAGGAAAAGAGTGTCAAGGCTGGACTGGACTGGCTCTCTGAAAAATCCTCTCATACTAAG AGCATTTCCACGTCCTCCTCTCTTAATGTGCGTGAGGTCGTGTCCAGGAAGGAGTTGCAAGCAGTGGAGGCTGAGCTGGATGCTCTGCTCCATGGACCAGTACCTGCTGCCCTTAGGGAGTCAGCCAGGCTACTTAATGTGCCAGTGGTGAGGGGAGACTTGGCTCTGCAACTGGCCAGGCAGGACTACTACACATCTAGACAGAATCAG GTACGTGATTACCTACTCCGCCAGAAGGCATCGTTTGACCTGCTCCTGCTGGCCCAGGAGATTGAGTTAAGGAGATGGAGGACGTGTCTGAAGCAGCTAGGAGAAGTAAACAGCAGAATGTTAAAGGAAGGTGAAGGAACATCACTCAGGATCGAGGCCCTGGCACATCCTGACCTGGCAGTCAATCCAAGGCCCAACCCTATCATCAGCTGCAAGGATGCAGCCTTCAGCAG ACTGCTCCAGATCCTCGACCGTGATTCAGACCATGGTAGAGCGGAGCCTTTTCGCACATACGAAGCGTTGGACCAGGCTGCTCGTGACCTCGCAGGCAACCTCCAGGTGACCCGGGACGCGCTAGCCGGGGCCGGCCGTGAGCAGTACTACCTAAAAGCTCGTCTTTATGGCGACTGTGAGGCACTTCACAGGGCCATGTACACAGAGTTCCAGCAGCTGGTCTTAGGTCCACAGGTACGTCCAACAGCCATCACTGACCAGGAGCCGCTCTGCCCAAATGCACAG GAGCTGACGACAAAGCTTGCGGAAGCAGAGTCTCAGCTGCAGAGTTTGCAGCATGTGCTACATGAAATCATGGGAGAGGTTAAAGCCAAACGCTCTCAGCTGGAGCGCAACGCTCTCCTCAGGCGGGAGAGGGAATTGTACATCTACTTCCACTTGGATGCTCGGCTACTGCAGAAAGTAGTTGAAGATCTGGAGAGCAAAATGGCCACAAAGGGAGGGCAGCAGTAG
- the haus3 gene encoding HAUS augmin-like complex subunit 3 isoform X2, with protein MLDGGQFVEALGRLGYPDASSLEASKFDWLFDCAPENLHFLRFVCRTLNRSNVLTMEEARAFRELRKSGKPILDEAALGEVLKTIGPSDGSSANILGPSSSSSSSSSIFAAEGDVAIEDLEAELQALRKEKELKQRRYNRLQVVATSRADVDLRLTAELESAACKLTEANSSIGAENADTNTLLQNLTDEVSKLASYLPAQPEANNKGNGEPVVLSNPSVRKKPTVLLSQLSLDPYLHQEELNTKTLAAFTQKHFFQGISDIVETSCSERFQVLDLSSCEVEEEEENEQDRKGEEREKRVVECKRTEMARLQWAHIVAQHQLMQAMSEEKSVKAGLDWLSEKSSHTKSISTSSSLNVREVVSRKELQAVEAELDALLHGPVPAALRESARLLNVPVVRGDLALQLARQDYYTSRQNQVRDYLLRQKASFDLLLLAQEIELRRWRTCLKQLGEVNSRMLKEGEGTSLRIEALAHPDLAVNPRPNPIISCKDAAFSRLLQILDRDSDHGRAEPFRTYEALDQAARDLAGNLQVTRDALAGAGREQYYLKARLYGDCEALHRAMYTEFQQLVLGPQELTTKLAEAESQLQSLQHVLHEIMGEVKAKRSQLERNALLRRERELYIYFHLDARLLQKVVEDLESKMATKGGQQ; from the exons ATGTTAGACGGGGGCCAGTTTGTGGAGGCCTTGGGCCGTCTCGGTTATCCTGATGCATCATCACTGGAGGCCTCAAAGTTTGACTGGCTGTTCGACTGTGCTCCGGAGAACCTTCACTTCTTGCGCTTTGTCTGTCGGACACTCAACCGGAGCAATGTTTTGACCATGGAGGAGGCACGTGCTTTTCGGGAGCTACGTAAATCTGGCAAACCAATTCTGGATGAAGCAGCCTTGGGTGAGGTCCTTAAAACCATTGGACCTTCAGATGGGAGCAGTGCAAACATCTTGGggccctcctcttcttcttcatcatcatcttccatCTTTGCAGCAGAGGGGGATGTGGCCATAGAGGATTTGGAGGCAGAGCTTCAGGCGCTACGTAAAGAGAAAGAGCTGAAGCAGCGCCGTTATAACAGGTTGCAGGTTGTGGCCACATCCCGTGCAGATGTTGACCTACGTCTCACTGCAGAGCTGGAGAGCGCTGCATGTAAGCTAACAGAGGCCAATTCTTCAATTGGAGCTGAGAATGCTGACACCAACACTCTGTTACAAAACCTAACAGATGAGGTGAGCAAGCTTGCTTCATATCTCCCAGCTCAACCAGAAGCTAATAACAAAGGAAATGGAGAACCTGTGGTCCTATCAAACCCCTCTGTCCGCAAAAAGCCCACTGTCCTCCTCTCTCAGTTGTCCTTGGATCCATACCTACATCAGGAGGAGCTTAACACCAAAACACTAGCTGCCTTCACCCAGAAACATTTCTTCCAGGGCATCTCTGACATCGTTGAGACTTCTTGCTCTGAGCGCTTCCAGGTCCTGGACCTCAGCTCTTGTGAAgttgaagaggaagaagagaatgaGCAAGACAGGAAGGGTGAAGAAAGGGAGAAGCGGGTTGTGGAGTGCAAGAGGACAGAGATGGCCAGACTTCAGTGGGCTCATATTGTGGCCCAACACCAGCTGATGCAGGCCATGTCAGAGGAAAAGAGTGTCAAGGCTGGACTGGACTGGCTCTCTGAAAAATCCTCTCATACTAAG AGCATTTCCACGTCCTCCTCTCTTAATGTGCGTGAGGTCGTGTCCAGGAAGGAGTTGCAAGCAGTGGAGGCTGAGCTGGATGCTCTGCTCCATGGACCAGTACCTGCTGCCCTTAGGGAGTCAGCCAGGCTACTTAATGTGCCAGTGGTGAGGGGAGACTTGGCTCTGCAACTGGCCAGGCAGGACTACTACACATCTAGACAGAATCAG GTACGTGATTACCTACTCCGCCAGAAGGCATCGTTTGACCTGCTCCTGCTGGCCCAGGAGATTGAGTTAAGGAGATGGAGGACGTGTCTGAAGCAGCTAGGAGAAGTAAACAGCAGAATGTTAAAGGAAGGTGAAGGAACATCACTCAGGATCGAGGCCCTGGCACATCCTGACCTGGCAGTCAATCCAAGGCCCAACCCTATCATCAGCTGCAAGGATGCAGCCTTCAGCAG ACTGCTCCAGATCCTCGACCGTGATTCAGACCATGGTAGAGCGGAGCCTTTTCGCACATACGAAGCGTTGGACCAGGCTGCTCGTGACCTCGCAGGCAACCTCCAGGTGACCCGGGACGCGCTAGCCGGGGCCGGCCGTGAGCAGTACTACCTAAAAGCTCGTCTTTATGGCGACTGTGAGGCACTTCACAGGGCCATGTACACAGAGTTCCAGCAGCTGGTCTTAGGTCCACAG GAGCTGACGACAAAGCTTGCGGAAGCAGAGTCTCAGCTGCAGAGTTTGCAGCATGTGCTACATGAAATCATGGGAGAGGTTAAAGCCAAACGCTCTCAGCTGGAGCGCAACGCTCTCCTCAGGCGGGAGAGGGAATTGTACATCTACTTCCACTTGGATGCTCGGCTACTGCAGAAAGTAGTTGAAGATCTGGAGAGCAAAATGGCCACAAAGGGAGGGCAGCAGTAG